From Cucumis melo cultivar AY chromosome 1, USDA_Cmelo_AY_1.0, whole genome shotgun sequence, a single genomic window includes:
- the LOC103499974 gene encoding uncharacterized protein LOC103499974 isoform X2, whose amino-acid sequence MYARRIKCRNQRWDLVFRPSKYLSRPDGLDGGYYQYLNCKSFSRSRFIRDNSITRHLLASLGARGGYLTCQANLDRTSISFLRSSQVRKYSSDGDGRNASEGKCIPVKDAANFEKGKAREEVIREDVKHTDSHAELGVQDQKEWLKNEKLAMESRKRESPFVTRRERFKNEFIRRIVPWEKISVSWDTFPYYVNEQSKNLLVECAASHLKHKKFTSLYGARLTSSSGRILLQSIPGTELYRERFVRALARDLKVPLLVLDSSVLAPYDFGDDLASDGESDDEAESGEDCVSDSEDENENSATNEDWTSSGESKSDCSESDEADAEATAEAALKKLIPCNLEEFVKSVNGESDSSSESSSQSEPSETSVKSNRPLRKGDRVKYVGPSINDEADKRPLSNGQRGEVYEVDGDRVAVILDVNDVKPDGDKEEKSSESPPKPPIHWIQAKHIEHDLDTQSEDCVLAMEVLSEVVNSIQPIIVYFPDSSQWLSRVVPKANCRKYVQKIEEIFDKISGPVVLICGQNKIESGSKEKEKFTMILPNVARIAKLPLSLKRLTEGLKATKKSEDSEIYKLFTNVLCLHPPKEEEVLRAFSKQLEEDRRIVISRSNLNELHKVLDENELFCLELLHIVTDGVILTKKNAEKVVGWAKNHYLSSCLLPSIKGDRLQLPRESLEIAIARLKDQETTSRKPSQSLKNLAKDEYESNFISAVVPSGEIGVKFENIGALEDVKKALNELVILPMRRPELFSRGNLLRPCKGILLFGPPGTGKTLLAKALATEAGANFISITGSTLTSKWFGDAEKLTKSLFSFASKLAPVIIFVDEVDSLLGARGGAFEHEATRRMRNEFMAAWDGLRTKDSQRILILGATNRPFDLDDAVIRRLPRRIYVDLPDAANRMKILKIFLAQENVVPDFQFDELANATEGYSGSDLKNLCIAAAYRPVQELLEEESQGGQKQRDSATSLRPLNLDDFIQSKAKVGPSVAFDATSMNELRKWNEQYGEGGSRKKSPFGFGD is encoded by the exons ATGTACGCGAGAAGAATAAAGTGTAGAAATCAGAGATGGGATTTAGTGTTTCGGCCGTCCAAATATTTAAGCAGGCCGGATGGTCTGGATGGTGGTTATTATCAATATTTGAATTGTAAAAGTTTTTCTCGGAGTAGGTTTATACGAGACAATTCAATTACAAGACATCTTTTAGCTTCCTTGGGGGCACGAGGTGGCTACTTAACTTGTCAGGCAAACTTGGACCGGACTTCAATTTCATTTTTAAGAAGCTCTCAGGTACGTAAGTATAGTTCAGATGGTGATGGAAGGAATGCTAGTGAGGGTAAGTGTATACCTGTAAAGGACGCAGCAAATTTTGAGAAGGGAAAGGCTAGGGAAGAAGTAATCAGGGAAGATGTAAAACATACGGATTCTCACGCTGAACTTGGAGTACAAGATCAAAAGGAATGGCTTAAGAATGAGAAGCTTGCAATGGAGAGTAGAAAGCGAGAATCTCCATTCGTCACTAGACGTGAAAGGTTTAAAAACGAGTTCATACGAAGGATTGTTCCTTGGGAGAAAATCTCTGTTTCATGGGATACCTTTCCATATTACGTGAA TGAACAGTCAAAAAATTTATTGGTGGAATGTGCTGCTTCCCATTTGAAGCACAAAAAATTCACTTCCTTATACGGTGCTCGTTTGACTTCCTCAAGTGGCAGAATTCTACTTCAAAGCATTCCAG GTACTGAGCTCTATCGTGAGAGGTTTGTCAGAGCACTTGCTCGAGATCTAAAAGTTCCTTTACTGGTGCTAGATAGTAGTGTTCTTGCTCCTTAT GACTTTGGTGATGATTTGGCCTCTGATGGCGAATCGGATGATGAAGCAGAATCTGGTGAGGATTGTGTATCAGACTCAGAGGATGAGAATGAAAACAGTGCAACTAACGAGGATTGGACAAGCAGTGGGGAGTCAAAATCAGATTGTAGTGAGAGTGATGAAGCTGATGCTGAGGCAACTGCGGAAGCAGCCCTTAAAAAACTCATTCCATGCAACCTTGAAGAGTTTGTGAAA AGTGTGAATGGAGAATCTGATAGTTCTTCTGAGTCATCATCACAATCTGAGCCTAGTGAAACTTCTGTTAAATCAAACAGGCCACTTAGAAAAG GTGATCGAGTGAAGTATGTAGGGCCTTCTATAAATGATGAAGCTGATAAGAG GCCTTTATCAAATGGCCAACGTGGGGAAGTCTATGAGGTCGATGGAGATCGAGTTGCCGTAATTTTGGATGTCAATGATGTAAAACCAGATGGAGACAAAGAGGAGAAATCCTCAGAGTCTCCACCAAAACCTCCAATCCATTGGATACAAG CTAAGCACATCGAGCATGATCTTGATACACAGTCTGAAGACTGCGTTCTTGCTATGGAAGTTTTATCTGAG GTGGTTAACTCGATACAACCCATCATTGTCTATTTTCCAGACTCTTCTCAATGGTTGTCTCGAGTAGTTCCCAAAGCCAACTGTAGAAAATATGTTCAGAAGATTGAGGAAATCTTTGACAAAATATCCGGCCCTGTGGTTTTGATTTGTGGGCAGAATAAAATTGAATCAGGCtcaaaggagaaagaaaaattT ACTATGATACTTCCAAATGTTGCACGCATCGCCAAGTTG CCTCTATCATTGAAGCGTCTTACAGAGGGACTTAAGGCGACGAAGAAATCTGAAGACAGTGAAATATATAAGCTCTTCACTAATGTTTTGTGTTTGCATCCTCCCAAG GAAGAAGAAGTCCTAAGAGCTTTCAGTAAACAACTCGAAGAGGACAGAAGAATTGTGATTTCTCGGAGTAATTTAAATGAATTACATAAG GTTCTCGACGAAAATGAGCTATTTTGCTTGGAATTGTTGCATATAGTTACTGATGGAGTAATATTGACGAAGAAGA ATGCTGAAAAGGTTGTTGGCTGGGCTAAAAATCATTACTTGTCGTCATGTCTGCTTCCAAGCATAAAAGGGGACCGCTTACAGCTGCCACGTGAAAG CCTCGAGATCGCAATTGCAAGATTAAAGGATCAAGAAACAACTTCTCGGAAACCCTCTCAAAGTTTGAAG AACCTTGCAAAGGATGAGTACGAGAGCAACTTCATTTCAGCTGTGGTACCTTCTGGTGAGATTGGTGTGAAGTTTGAAAATATAGGTGCCCTTGAAgatgtgaaaaaagcacttaaTGAATTAGTAATTCTTCCAATGAGAAGGCCAGAGCTTTTCTCTCGTGGGAATCTGTTACGG CCCTGTAAAGGAATATTACTCTTTGGGCCACCTGGAACTGGGAAAACACTTCTTGCCAAGGCACTCGCTACCGAAGCAGGAGCAAACTTCATCAGTATAACCGGATCAACACTCACATCTAAG TGGTTTGGTGATGCTGAAAAGCTTACAAAGTCCCTTTTCTCCTTTGCCAGTAAGCTAGCTCCTGTCATTATTTTTGTTGATGAG GTTGACAGTTTACTTGGTGCCCGTGGCGGTGCTTTTGAGCATGAAGCTACAAGAAGAATGAGAAATGAGTTTATGGCAGCATGGGATGGATTGCGTACAAAGGACAGCCAACGAATTCTTATCCTTGGTGCAACGAATCGGCCATTTGACCTGGATGACGCTGTCATTCGAAGActacccagaag AATATATGTCGACCTTCCGGATGCTGCAAACCGTATGAAGATTCTTAAAATATTTCTTGCACAAGAAAATGTAGTACCTGATTTCCAGTTTGATGAACTTGCAAATGCAACGGAGGGGTACTCTGGCAGTGATTTAAAG AATCTTTGTATTGCTGCGGCGTATAGACCCGTGCAAGAACTTTTAGAAGAAGAAAGCCAG GGAGGCCAAAAACAAAGAGACTCTGCTACTTCGTTGAGGCCACTTAATTTGGATGACTTTATTCAATCAAAAGCCAAG GTTGGACCATCTGTTGCCTTCGACGCTACAAGCATGAATGAACTAAGAAAATGGAATGAACAGTATGGAGAAGGTGGTAGCCGGAAGAAATCCCCCTTCGGCTTTGGAGACTAA
- the LOC103499974 gene encoding uncharacterized protein LOC103499974 isoform X1 — MYARRIKCRNQRWDLVFRPSKYLSRPDGLDGGYYQYLNCKSFSRSRFIRDNSITRHLLASLGARGGYLTCQANLDRTSISFLRSSQVRKYSSDGDGRNASEGKCIPVKDAANFEKGKAREEVIREDVKHTDSHAELGVQDQKEWLKNEKLAMESRKRESPFVTRRERFKNEFIRRIVPWEKISVSWDTFPYYVNEQSKNLLVECAASHLKHKKFTSLYGARLTSSSGRILLQSIPGTELYRERFVRALARDLKVPLLVLDSSVLAPYDFGDDLASDGESDDEAESGEDCVSDSEDENENSATNEDWTSSGESKSDCSESDEADAEATAEAALKKLIPCNLEEFVKSVNGESDSSSESSSQSEPSETSVKSNRPLRKGDRVKYVGPSINDEADKRITLGKISTSEGPKSAYTIIRGRPLSNGQRGEVYEVDGDRVAVILDVNDVKPDGDKEEKSSESPPKPPIHWIQAKHIEHDLDTQSEDCVLAMEVLSEVVNSIQPIIVYFPDSSQWLSRVVPKANCRKYVQKIEEIFDKISGPVVLICGQNKIESGSKEKEKFTMILPNVARIAKLPLSLKRLTEGLKATKKSEDSEIYKLFTNVLCLHPPKEEEVLRAFSKQLEEDRRIVISRSNLNELHKVLDENELFCLELLHIVTDGVILTKKNAEKVVGWAKNHYLSSCLLPSIKGDRLQLPRESLEIAIARLKDQETTSRKPSQSLKNLAKDEYESNFISAVVPSGEIGVKFENIGALEDVKKALNELVILPMRRPELFSRGNLLRPCKGILLFGPPGTGKTLLAKALATEAGANFISITGSTLTSKWFGDAEKLTKSLFSFASKLAPVIIFVDEVDSLLGARGGAFEHEATRRMRNEFMAAWDGLRTKDSQRILILGATNRPFDLDDAVIRRLPRRIYVDLPDAANRMKILKIFLAQENVVPDFQFDELANATEGYSGSDLKNLCIAAAYRPVQELLEEESQGGQKQRDSATSLRPLNLDDFIQSKAKVGPSVAFDATSMNELRKWNEQYGEGGSRKKSPFGFGD, encoded by the exons ATGTACGCGAGAAGAATAAAGTGTAGAAATCAGAGATGGGATTTAGTGTTTCGGCCGTCCAAATATTTAAGCAGGCCGGATGGTCTGGATGGTGGTTATTATCAATATTTGAATTGTAAAAGTTTTTCTCGGAGTAGGTTTATACGAGACAATTCAATTACAAGACATCTTTTAGCTTCCTTGGGGGCACGAGGTGGCTACTTAACTTGTCAGGCAAACTTGGACCGGACTTCAATTTCATTTTTAAGAAGCTCTCAGGTACGTAAGTATAGTTCAGATGGTGATGGAAGGAATGCTAGTGAGGGTAAGTGTATACCTGTAAAGGACGCAGCAAATTTTGAGAAGGGAAAGGCTAGGGAAGAAGTAATCAGGGAAGATGTAAAACATACGGATTCTCACGCTGAACTTGGAGTACAAGATCAAAAGGAATGGCTTAAGAATGAGAAGCTTGCAATGGAGAGTAGAAAGCGAGAATCTCCATTCGTCACTAGACGTGAAAGGTTTAAAAACGAGTTCATACGAAGGATTGTTCCTTGGGAGAAAATCTCTGTTTCATGGGATACCTTTCCATATTACGTGAA TGAACAGTCAAAAAATTTATTGGTGGAATGTGCTGCTTCCCATTTGAAGCACAAAAAATTCACTTCCTTATACGGTGCTCGTTTGACTTCCTCAAGTGGCAGAATTCTACTTCAAAGCATTCCAG GTACTGAGCTCTATCGTGAGAGGTTTGTCAGAGCACTTGCTCGAGATCTAAAAGTTCCTTTACTGGTGCTAGATAGTAGTGTTCTTGCTCCTTAT GACTTTGGTGATGATTTGGCCTCTGATGGCGAATCGGATGATGAAGCAGAATCTGGTGAGGATTGTGTATCAGACTCAGAGGATGAGAATGAAAACAGTGCAACTAACGAGGATTGGACAAGCAGTGGGGAGTCAAAATCAGATTGTAGTGAGAGTGATGAAGCTGATGCTGAGGCAACTGCGGAAGCAGCCCTTAAAAAACTCATTCCATGCAACCTTGAAGAGTTTGTGAAA AGTGTGAATGGAGAATCTGATAGTTCTTCTGAGTCATCATCACAATCTGAGCCTAGTGAAACTTCTGTTAAATCAAACAGGCCACTTAGAAAAG GTGATCGAGTGAAGTATGTAGGGCCTTCTATAAATGATGAAGCTGATAAGAG GATCACATTGGGGAAGATATCAACATCCGAAGGTCCAAAAAGTGCATATACCATTATTCGTGGCAG GCCTTTATCAAATGGCCAACGTGGGGAAGTCTATGAGGTCGATGGAGATCGAGTTGCCGTAATTTTGGATGTCAATGATGTAAAACCAGATGGAGACAAAGAGGAGAAATCCTCAGAGTCTCCACCAAAACCTCCAATCCATTGGATACAAG CTAAGCACATCGAGCATGATCTTGATACACAGTCTGAAGACTGCGTTCTTGCTATGGAAGTTTTATCTGAG GTGGTTAACTCGATACAACCCATCATTGTCTATTTTCCAGACTCTTCTCAATGGTTGTCTCGAGTAGTTCCCAAAGCCAACTGTAGAAAATATGTTCAGAAGATTGAGGAAATCTTTGACAAAATATCCGGCCCTGTGGTTTTGATTTGTGGGCAGAATAAAATTGAATCAGGCtcaaaggagaaagaaaaattT ACTATGATACTTCCAAATGTTGCACGCATCGCCAAGTTG CCTCTATCATTGAAGCGTCTTACAGAGGGACTTAAGGCGACGAAGAAATCTGAAGACAGTGAAATATATAAGCTCTTCACTAATGTTTTGTGTTTGCATCCTCCCAAG GAAGAAGAAGTCCTAAGAGCTTTCAGTAAACAACTCGAAGAGGACAGAAGAATTGTGATTTCTCGGAGTAATTTAAATGAATTACATAAG GTTCTCGACGAAAATGAGCTATTTTGCTTGGAATTGTTGCATATAGTTACTGATGGAGTAATATTGACGAAGAAGA ATGCTGAAAAGGTTGTTGGCTGGGCTAAAAATCATTACTTGTCGTCATGTCTGCTTCCAAGCATAAAAGGGGACCGCTTACAGCTGCCACGTGAAAG CCTCGAGATCGCAATTGCAAGATTAAAGGATCAAGAAACAACTTCTCGGAAACCCTCTCAAAGTTTGAAG AACCTTGCAAAGGATGAGTACGAGAGCAACTTCATTTCAGCTGTGGTACCTTCTGGTGAGATTGGTGTGAAGTTTGAAAATATAGGTGCCCTTGAAgatgtgaaaaaagcacttaaTGAATTAGTAATTCTTCCAATGAGAAGGCCAGAGCTTTTCTCTCGTGGGAATCTGTTACGG CCCTGTAAAGGAATATTACTCTTTGGGCCACCTGGAACTGGGAAAACACTTCTTGCCAAGGCACTCGCTACCGAAGCAGGAGCAAACTTCATCAGTATAACCGGATCAACACTCACATCTAAG TGGTTTGGTGATGCTGAAAAGCTTACAAAGTCCCTTTTCTCCTTTGCCAGTAAGCTAGCTCCTGTCATTATTTTTGTTGATGAG GTTGACAGTTTACTTGGTGCCCGTGGCGGTGCTTTTGAGCATGAAGCTACAAGAAGAATGAGAAATGAGTTTATGGCAGCATGGGATGGATTGCGTACAAAGGACAGCCAACGAATTCTTATCCTTGGTGCAACGAATCGGCCATTTGACCTGGATGACGCTGTCATTCGAAGActacccagaag AATATATGTCGACCTTCCGGATGCTGCAAACCGTATGAAGATTCTTAAAATATTTCTTGCACAAGAAAATGTAGTACCTGATTTCCAGTTTGATGAACTTGCAAATGCAACGGAGGGGTACTCTGGCAGTGATTTAAAG AATCTTTGTATTGCTGCGGCGTATAGACCCGTGCAAGAACTTTTAGAAGAAGAAAGCCAG GGAGGCCAAAAACAAAGAGACTCTGCTACTTCGTTGAGGCCACTTAATTTGGATGACTTTATTCAATCAAAAGCCAAG GTTGGACCATCTGTTGCCTTCGACGCTACAAGCATGAATGAACTAAGAAAATGGAATGAACAGTATGGAGAAGGTGGTAGCCGGAAGAAATCCCCCTTCGGCTTTGGAGACTAA